From Thermoanaerobacterales bacterium, a single genomic window includes:
- a CDS encoding 4Fe-4S dicluster domain-containing protein has translation MKQYRRSIDEREAALPGGGVIQALARGILEAGVAEGVFGYSGGYGDDDARPVFLTEVKGTVGLTVSGGAPYSLARLVRDYLRDRRVAIFGRTCDIRAVAELVKRNSLDPDRVITVGINCDTVPGGSARSSCRRCEYPRAVMADLEISVGGRACAVEVHSERGEAVLQAAGLAEAPPFALHGGWEETAAAARAGDFAIQEAGREERLAYWFSQFDKCIKCYGCRNACPLCYCKDCYLDAGRGLVPGGQLAPARLFHLTRLAHVADSCLNCGQCEAACPMEIPLTRLYHMLHKELSAIFGYRPGIDPTPPPLIIFDESEKTRAESAFTPGR, from the coding sequence GTGAAGCAATACCGCAGATCAATCGATGAACGCGAGGCCGCCCTGCCCGGGGGAGGCGTGATCCAGGCCCTCGCCCGGGGTATCCTGGAGGCGGGCGTTGCCGAGGGGGTTTTCGGTTACTCCGGGGGATACGGTGACGACGATGCACGCCCCGTCTTTCTCACCGAAGTCAAAGGCACAGTCGGTTTAACCGTTTCCGGAGGAGCACCCTACAGTCTGGCCCGGCTTGTCCGGGACTACCTCCGGGACCGCCGCGTGGCGATATTCGGCCGTACCTGCGACATCCGGGCCGTTGCGGAACTCGTGAAGAGGAACAGCCTCGACCCGGACCGTGTAATCACCGTCGGCATTAACTGTGACACGGTCCCCGGCGGCAGCGCACGGTCCAGTTGCCGCCGCTGCGAATACCCGCGGGCCGTAATGGCCGACCTGGAGATCTCGGTCGGCGGCCGGGCCTGCGCGGTGGAGGTCCATAGCGAACGGGGCGAGGCGGTCCTGCAGGCGGCCGGCCTGGCCGAGGCGCCCCCCTTCGCCCTGCACGGCGGCTGGGAGGAGACGGCCGCCGCCGCCCGGGCCGGCGACTTTGCCATCCAGGAGGCCGGCCGGGAGGAACGCCTCGCCTACTGGTTTTCCCAGTTTGACAAGTGCATCAAGTGCTACGGCTGCCGCAACGCCTGTCCCCTCTGCTACTGCAAGGACTGCTACCTGGACGCCGGGCGCGGCCTGGTTCCGGGCGGGCAGCTTGCTCCGGCGCGCCTCTTCCACCTCACGCGGCTGGCGCACGTGGCGGACTCCTGCCTCAATTGCGGGCAGTGCGAGGCCGCCTGCCCGATGGAGATCCCGCTCACCAGGCTGTACCACATGCTCCACAAAGAACTCTCCGCGATCTTCGGCTACCGGCCGGGTATCGACCCCACCCCGCCGCCGCTCATCATCTTCGACGAGAGCGAAAAAACCAGGGCGGAGAGCGCCTTTACACCGGGGAGGTGA
- a CDS encoding hydrogenase iron-sulfur subunit, producing MAQDGFEPQILGFLCNWCSYAGADLAGVSRLQYPPNVKIIRLMCSGRVDPIFILKALVDGADGVLVSGUHPGECHYVSGNMFARRRYNMLRALLDAVGMDPERVRLTFISASEGAQFAQTIKEFVEEIRAMGPNPLKMREVREA from the coding sequence ATGGCACAAGACGGGTTCGAACCCCAGATCCTCGGTTTCCTGTGTAACTGGTGCAGTTATGCCGGGGCCGACTTGGCCGGGGTATCCCGGCTTCAATACCCGCCGAACGTAAAGATCATCCGGCTGATGTGCTCCGGCCGGGTGGACCCCATCTTCATCCTGAAGGCCCTGGTGGACGGCGCCGACGGGGTCCTCGTCAGCGGGTGACACCCCGGAGAATGCCACTATGTCAGTGGCAACATGTTCGCCCGGCGGCGCTACAACATGCTCCGCGCTCTGCTCGACGCCGTGGGGATGGACCCCGAGCGGGTGCGCCTGACCTTCATCTCGGCGTCGGAGGGCGCGCAGTTCGCCCAGACGATCAAAGAGTTCGTGGAAGAGATCCGGGCCATGGGGCCCAACCCACTGAAGATGAGAGAAGTGAGAGAAGCGTGA
- a CDS encoding VanW family protein, which yields MVPLRPVLETSGVRLWWDGEGVSGSWPGHTLQVIPGTDRAWRDGTPVPLEAPAVSINGVTFIPASFVADLFPVQGGTEPVPVTRFWAGDRTWWAGLMGTPGIIPALPETVPPGETAWFLPALEDHLVKGLLGRVDRELQEATGGAQKLQPDAERTFRLALAACLETATLPTMRRAGNCTINFNPQGAYNNMLNAVKAAGYLNGTVVPPGAVFSFNRTLGPRTAEKGYVVGFAFEDKKHIKALGGGVCRLSTIIYGAVRDAGLPVVERHPHSLPVGYVPPGRDATVSYGGADFKFRNDRPYPLLIEAGGTVRRITVTLWELRGLPPPGPVPEPSWPAPA from the coding sequence ATGGTACCCCTGAGGCCGGTTCTGGAAACGAGCGGCGTTCGCCTCTGGTGGGACGGGGAGGGGGTGAGCGGGTCCTGGCCGGGTCACACCCTGCAGGTCATTCCCGGTACGGACCGCGCCTGGCGGGATGGGACGCCCGTGCCCCTGGAAGCGCCGGCGGTCTCCATCAACGGGGTGACCTTCATCCCTGCCTCTTTCGTAGCGGACCTGTTCCCCGTCCAGGGCGGGACGGAGCCGGTCCCTGTAACGAGGTTCTGGGCCGGGGACCGGACCTGGTGGGCCGGCCTGATGGGTACCCCGGGAATCATCCCCGCCCTCCCGGAGACGGTGCCCCCGGGAGAGACGGCATGGTTTCTGCCGGCCCTGGAGGACCACCTGGTGAAAGGGCTCTTGGGCAGGGTCGACCGTGAACTCCAGGAGGCGACCGGCGGCGCGCAAAAACTGCAACCGGACGCGGAACGAACTTTTCGGCTGGCCCTGGCGGCCTGCCTGGAAACCGCGACGCTGCCGACCATGCGCCGGGCGGGGAACTGTACGATTAACTTCAATCCACAGGGCGCCTACAACAACATGCTTAACGCTGTGAAGGCGGCCGGTTATTTGAACGGGACGGTGGTTCCGCCAGGGGCCGTTTTCTCCTTCAACCGCACCCTGGGGCCGCGGACGGCGGAAAAGGGATATGTCGTGGGCTTCGCCTTTGAAGACAAAAAGCACATCAAGGCCCTGGGGGGCGGGGTCTGCCGTCTTTCCACGATAATTTACGGAGCGGTTCGGGATGCCGGCCTGCCGGTGGTGGAACGCCACCCGCACAGCCTGCCGGTGGGATACGTGCCCCCGGGGCGGGATGCGACGGTGTCTTACGGCGGGGCCGACTTCAAGTTCCGTAATGACCGCCCTTATCCGCTGCTGATCGAAGCGGGGGGGACTGTGCGGCGGATCACCGTTACGTTGTGGGAACTGCGGGGCCTGCCGCCCCCGGGGCCGGTCCCGGAACCCTCCTGGCCCGCACCGGCGTAG